In one window of Flavobacterium ginsengisoli DNA:
- a CDS encoding sulfatase-like hydrolase/transferase, which yields MKVSKQFILKSIFTLLFCLSLGLTSKLVAQADPQQVTKETFKGKIALDVRDSKEDWAPYSPKKAPAGSPNILFILYDDTGLAAWSPYGGAINMPTMQRLADNGITYSQWHTTALCSPTRSTLLTGRNHHLNGMAAITEAAAGFPGGSGRLPKQVATIGQILQDNGWSTFWIGKDHNVPEQDVASGGDRSTWPLQMGFDRFYGFLGGETNQWYPDLVEDNHFVEPPKTPEEGYHLSQDLADHALEFLKDQKATNPSKPWYMWYCPGANHAPHQAPEEYIAKYKGKFDEGYDAYRKWALPRMIAKGVIPKGTTYANFNPLPPGVANPGDEVLDWNKLSADEKKLFSRLAEVYAGFSEYTDAQVGRIIDYLEQTGQLENTVVIYARR from the coding sequence ATGAAAGTCAGCAAACAATTCATTCTGAAAAGTATTTTCACACTACTATTTTGCCTTTCATTAGGCTTAACCTCAAAATTAGTCGCACAAGCTGATCCTCAACAGGTAACCAAAGAAACCTTTAAAGGAAAAATAGCATTAGATGTACGTGATTCAAAAGAAGACTGGGCACCATATTCTCCTAAAAAAGCTCCTGCAGGATCTCCAAACATCTTATTTATTTTATATGACGATACCGGACTTGCTGCTTGGTCACCTTATGGTGGAGCTATCAATATGCCTACCATGCAAAGACTAGCCGATAACGGAATCACCTATTCACAATGGCATACTACAGCCTTGTGTTCTCCAACAAGATCGACATTGCTAACAGGAAGAAATCATCATCTTAATGGTATGGCAGCGATTACAGAAGCTGCCGCTGGTTTTCCTGGCGGAAGCGGACGACTGCCTAAACAAGTTGCTACAATTGGGCAAATTCTACAAGATAACGGCTGGAGTACTTTCTGGATAGGAAAAGATCATAATGTTCCTGAGCAGGATGTAGCTTCAGGGGGAGATCGAAGCACTTGGCCTTTGCAAATGGGATTTGATCGTTTTTATGGTTTCCTTGGCGGAGAAACCAATCAATGGTATCCAGACTTAGTAGAAGACAACCATTTTGTTGAACCTCCGAAAACTCCAGAAGAAGGCTATCATTTATCTCAGGACTTAGCTGATCATGCATTAGAGTTCCTTAAAGACCAAAAAGCGACAAACCCTTCTAAACCTTGGTACATGTGGTATTGTCCAGGTGCCAATCATGCTCCGCATCAAGCTCCTGAGGAATATATTGCAAAATACAAAGGTAAATTTGATGAAGGTTATGATGCTTACCGCAAATGGGCATTGCCAAGAATGATTGCAAAAGGAGTAATCCCGAAAGGAACTACTTACGCAAATTTCAATCCGCTTCCTCCTGGCGTTGCAAATCCAGGTGACGAAGTATTAGATTGGAATAAATTAAGCGCTGATGAGAAAAAATTATTCTCTAGATTAGCTGAAGTATATGCTGGTTTCTCTGAATATACAGATGCTCAGGTTGGCCGTATAATTGATTATTTAGAGCAAACTGGCCAATTAGAAAATACTGTTGTTATTTATGCTCGCCGATAA
- a CDS encoding sulfatase/phosphatase domain-containing protein: protein MLADNGASGEGSPTGSVNENKFFNGYPDELKENLKYIDKLGSPDTYEHYPTGWAAAFSTPFKMFKRYSEYAGGTCDPLVISWPKGIKAKGVVRDQFHHSTDIVPTILDICGLEMPKTYRGVPQYPLSGVSMRYTFDACSEYKNTKTYSVLRYARKPSFMERWLESCCFAYSIGRKRQL, encoded by the coding sequence ATGCTCGCCGATAATGGCGCTTCTGGCGAAGGTTCTCCAACAGGATCTGTAAACGAGAATAAATTCTTTAACGGCTATCCTGATGAATTAAAAGAGAACTTAAAATATATTGACAAATTAGGAAGCCCGGATACTTACGAGCATTATCCTACTGGTTGGGCTGCAGCGTTTTCTACTCCTTTTAAAATGTTTAAAAGATATAGTGAATATGCTGGAGGAACTTGCGATCCTTTAGTGATTTCATGGCCAAAAGGAATAAAAGCAAAAGGAGTTGTTCGTGACCAATTTCATCATTCAACTGATATTGTCCCTACAATATTGGACATTTGTGGTCTAGAAATGCCAAAAACATATAGAGGCGTTCCACAGTATCCATTATCAGGAGTTTCTATGCGCTACACATTTGATGCTTGCTCCGAATACAAAAACACAAAAACATATTCAGTACTTCGCTATGCTAGGAAGCCGAGCTTTATGGAAAGATGGCTGGAAAGCTGTTGCTTTGCATACTCCATTGGTAGGAAAAGGCAACTTTGA